One window from the genome of Carassius carassius chromosome 15, fCarCar2.1, whole genome shotgun sequence encodes:
- the fam131bb gene encoding uncharacterized protein fam131bb isoform X5 gives MGCIGSRTLREASLIIFTQNCTESDNKSMFNKIPKTSPADGVPVQKDGEQLSMEDTTSILPRLKKQNSNAYGIGALAKSSLTGVSGVSRSMKDKVTKPTAMAQGRVAHMIEWQSWGMQTVGVGGRGAGRTSSLHLQQERKLENDAYSDLSDGEKEARFAAGVLQQFAISEATLLAWSSMDGESTSAGSNQGSVAHLSEANQESITSRDQTVHHSSAEVWPHNYVSQGLYCLSSSDAWEPISNEQSGVASPATGSYVMSVGTEGGYDPNAAAHFLSQQQQQQYQIQHLQQIQQYQQQQLLQYQQQMIEQRLQSATQSLQATPNSTIHSLPPRTHPPLVDLWGAAQTEAYQADMLGYMGMPVTVDGNLTAPTEEMMTDHSPLLEAQEEEEIKEEDITLCMEPEPVTLIPSPVTQREEVTSLGGSSPGQAPGEFSTERKASDVSPSVIEELEEKEEESESSSVDVTASN, from the exons ATGGGATGTATCGGCTCTCGAACCCTCA gGGAGGCttctctgattattttcactcaGAACTGTACAGAATCTGACAACAAATCAATGTTCAACAAAATTCCAAAAACCTCTCCTG CAGATGGAGTTCCTGTGCAGAAGGATGGGGAACAG TTGTCAATGGAGGACACAACTTCAATCCTCCCTCGGCTGAAGAAGCAGAACTCCAACGCCTATGGAATCGGCGCTCTGGCTAAGTCCTCTCTGACAGGTGTGTCAG GAGTGTCTCGCTCTATGAAGGACAAGGTGACAAAGCCGACAGCGATGGCCCAGGGGCGCGTGGCTCACATGATTGAGTGGCAGAGCTGGGGCATGCAGACGGTGGGTGTGGGGGGCAGAGGAGCGGGACGCACCTCCAGTCTGCACCTCCAACAAGAGCGCAAGCTGGAGAATGACGCATACAGTGACCTCAGTGACGGAGAGAAGGAGGCTCGCTTCGCCGCAG GTGTGCTTCAGCAGTTTGCGATCTCTGAGGCGACGCTGTTGGCCTGGAGCTCTATGGATGGCGAGAGCACAAGTGCTGGATCGAATCAGGGGAGCGTAGCCCACCTGAGCGAGGCCAACCAGGAGAGCATCACCAGCCGAG ACCAGACAGTGCACCATTCCTCTGCAGAGGTGTGGCCTCACAATTACGTCTCCCAGGGTCTTTACTGCCTTTCTTCCTCTGATGCTTGGGAGCCAATTAGTAATGAACAGTCAGGTGTGGCCTCTCCTGCCACCGGTTCGTATGTCATGTCTGTCGGGACTGAGGGAGGATATGACCCAAATGCAGCAGCTCACTTCCTGTCccaacagcaacagcagcagtatCAGATCCAGCACCTGCAGCAGATCCAGCAATACCAGCAGCAACAGCTCCTGCAGTATCAGCAACAG ATGATAGAGCAAAGACTACAGAGTGCCACTCAGTCTTTACAAGCTACTCCCAACAGCACCATCCACAGCCTGCCGCCCCGCACTCACCCCCCATTAGTGGATCTGTGGGGGGCAGCGCAGACAGAGGCCTATCAGGCAGACATGTTGGGCTACATGGGTATGCCTGTAACAGTAGATGGAAATCTAACAGCCCCGACAGAGGAGATGATGACAGATCACTCACCTTTACTGGAAgcccaggaagaggaagagatcaaa GAGGAAGACATTACGTTATGCATGGAACCAGAACCAGTGACATTAATTCCATCTCCAGTAACGCAGAGAGAGGAAGTGACCTCATTGGGAGGAAGCAGTCCAGGTCAAGCCCCTGGAGAATTCAGCACAGAGCGCAAGGCGTCTGATGTCTCACCGTCTGTAATTGAAGAGCTTGAGGAAAAAGAGGAGGAGTCTGAATCGTCATCTGTAGACGTCACGGCATCCAACTAA
- the fam131bb gene encoding uncharacterized protein fam131bb isoform X3 encodes MGCIGSRTLREASLIIFTQNCTESDNKSMFNKIPKTSPAADGVPVQKDGEQHGRTDFSWDGINLSMEDTTSILPRLKKQNSNAYGIGALAKSSLTGVSRSMKDKVTKPTAMAQGRVAHMIEWQSWGMQTVGVGGRGAGRTSSLHLQQERKLENDAYSDLSDGEKEARFAAGVLQQFAISEATLLAWSSMDGESTSAGSNQGSVAHLSEANQESITSRDQTVHHSSAEVWPHNYVSQGLYCLSSSDAWEPISNEQSGVASPATGSYVMSVGTEGGYDPNAAAHFLSQQQQQQYQIQHLQQIQQYQQQQLLQYQQQMIEQRLQSATQSLQATPNSTIHSLPPRTHPPLVDLWGAAQTEAYQADMLGYMGMPVTVDGNLTAPTEEMMTDHSPLLEAQEEEEIKEEDITLCMEPEPVTLIPSPVTQREEVTSLGGSSPGQAPGEFSTERKASDVSPSVIEELEEKEEESESSSVDVTASN; translated from the exons ATGGGATGTATCGGCTCTCGAACCCTCA gGGAGGCttctctgattattttcactcaGAACTGTACAGAATCTGACAACAAATCAATGTTCAACAAAATTCCAAAAACCTCTCCTG CAGCAGATGGAGTTCCTGTGCAGAAGGATGGGGAACAG CATGGCCGAACAGACTTTTCATGGGATGGAATCAAT TTGTCAATGGAGGACACAACTTCAATCCTCCCTCGGCTGAAGAAGCAGAACTCCAACGCCTATGGAATCGGCGCTCTGGCTAAGTCCTCTCTGACAG GAGTGTCTCGCTCTATGAAGGACAAGGTGACAAAGCCGACAGCGATGGCCCAGGGGCGCGTGGCTCACATGATTGAGTGGCAGAGCTGGGGCATGCAGACGGTGGGTGTGGGGGGCAGAGGAGCGGGACGCACCTCCAGTCTGCACCTCCAACAAGAGCGCAAGCTGGAGAATGACGCATACAGTGACCTCAGTGACGGAGAGAAGGAGGCTCGCTTCGCCGCAG GTGTGCTTCAGCAGTTTGCGATCTCTGAGGCGACGCTGTTGGCCTGGAGCTCTATGGATGGCGAGAGCACAAGTGCTGGATCGAATCAGGGGAGCGTAGCCCACCTGAGCGAGGCCAACCAGGAGAGCATCACCAGCCGAG ACCAGACAGTGCACCATTCCTCTGCAGAGGTGTGGCCTCACAATTACGTCTCCCAGGGTCTTTACTGCCTTTCTTCCTCTGATGCTTGGGAGCCAATTAGTAATGAACAGTCAGGTGTGGCCTCTCCTGCCACCGGTTCGTATGTCATGTCTGTCGGGACTGAGGGAGGATATGACCCAAATGCAGCAGCTCACTTCCTGTCccaacagcaacagcagcagtatCAGATCCAGCACCTGCAGCAGATCCAGCAATACCAGCAGCAACAGCTCCTGCAGTATCAGCAACAG ATGATAGAGCAAAGACTACAGAGTGCCACTCAGTCTTTACAAGCTACTCCCAACAGCACCATCCACAGCCTGCCGCCCCGCACTCACCCCCCATTAGTGGATCTGTGGGGGGCAGCGCAGACAGAGGCCTATCAGGCAGACATGTTGGGCTACATGGGTATGCCTGTAACAGTAGATGGAAATCTAACAGCCCCGACAGAGGAGATGATGACAGATCACTCACCTTTACTGGAAgcccaggaagaggaagagatcaaa GAGGAAGACATTACGTTATGCATGGAACCAGAACCAGTGACATTAATTCCATCTCCAGTAACGCAGAGAGAGGAAGTGACCTCATTGGGAGGAAGCAGTCCAGGTCAAGCCCCTGGAGAATTCAGCACAGAGCGCAAGGCGTCTGATGTCTCACCGTCTGTAATTGAAGAGCTTGAGGAAAAAGAGGAGGAGTCTGAATCGTCATCTGTAGACGTCACGGCATCCAACTAA
- the fam131bb gene encoding uncharacterized protein fam131bb isoform X1 codes for MGCIGSRTLREASLIIFTQNCTESDNKSMFNKIPKTSPAADGVPVQKDGEQHGRTDFSWDGINLSMEDTTSILPRLKKQNSNAYGIGALAKSSLTGVSGVSRSMKDKVTKPTAMAQGRVAHMIEWQSWGMQTVGVGGRGAGRTSSLHLQQERKLENDAYSDLSDGEKEARFAAGVLQQFAISEATLLAWSSMDGESTSAGSNQGSVAHLSEANQESITSRDQTVHHSSAEVWPHNYVSQGLYCLSSSDAWEPISNEQSGVASPATGSYVMSVGTEGGYDPNAAAHFLSQQQQQQYQIQHLQQIQQYQQQQLLQYQQQMIEQRLQSATQSLQATPNSTIHSLPPRTHPPLVDLWGAAQTEAYQADMLGYMGMPVTVDGNLTAPTEEMMTDHSPLLEAQEEEEIKEEDITLCMEPEPVTLIPSPVTQREEVTSLGGSSPGQAPGEFSTERKASDVSPSVIEELEEKEEESESSSVDVTASN; via the exons ATGGGATGTATCGGCTCTCGAACCCTCA gGGAGGCttctctgattattttcactcaGAACTGTACAGAATCTGACAACAAATCAATGTTCAACAAAATTCCAAAAACCTCTCCTG CAGCAGATGGAGTTCCTGTGCAGAAGGATGGGGAACAG CATGGCCGAACAGACTTTTCATGGGATGGAATCAAT TTGTCAATGGAGGACACAACTTCAATCCTCCCTCGGCTGAAGAAGCAGAACTCCAACGCCTATGGAATCGGCGCTCTGGCTAAGTCCTCTCTGACAGGTGTGTCAG GAGTGTCTCGCTCTATGAAGGACAAGGTGACAAAGCCGACAGCGATGGCCCAGGGGCGCGTGGCTCACATGATTGAGTGGCAGAGCTGGGGCATGCAGACGGTGGGTGTGGGGGGCAGAGGAGCGGGACGCACCTCCAGTCTGCACCTCCAACAAGAGCGCAAGCTGGAGAATGACGCATACAGTGACCTCAGTGACGGAGAGAAGGAGGCTCGCTTCGCCGCAG GTGTGCTTCAGCAGTTTGCGATCTCTGAGGCGACGCTGTTGGCCTGGAGCTCTATGGATGGCGAGAGCACAAGTGCTGGATCGAATCAGGGGAGCGTAGCCCACCTGAGCGAGGCCAACCAGGAGAGCATCACCAGCCGAG ACCAGACAGTGCACCATTCCTCTGCAGAGGTGTGGCCTCACAATTACGTCTCCCAGGGTCTTTACTGCCTTTCTTCCTCTGATGCTTGGGAGCCAATTAGTAATGAACAGTCAGGTGTGGCCTCTCCTGCCACCGGTTCGTATGTCATGTCTGTCGGGACTGAGGGAGGATATGACCCAAATGCAGCAGCTCACTTCCTGTCccaacagcaacagcagcagtatCAGATCCAGCACCTGCAGCAGATCCAGCAATACCAGCAGCAACAGCTCCTGCAGTATCAGCAACAG ATGATAGAGCAAAGACTACAGAGTGCCACTCAGTCTTTACAAGCTACTCCCAACAGCACCATCCACAGCCTGCCGCCCCGCACTCACCCCCCATTAGTGGATCTGTGGGGGGCAGCGCAGACAGAGGCCTATCAGGCAGACATGTTGGGCTACATGGGTATGCCTGTAACAGTAGATGGAAATCTAACAGCCCCGACAGAGGAGATGATGACAGATCACTCACCTTTACTGGAAgcccaggaagaggaagagatcaaa GAGGAAGACATTACGTTATGCATGGAACCAGAACCAGTGACATTAATTCCATCTCCAGTAACGCAGAGAGAGGAAGTGACCTCATTGGGAGGAAGCAGTCCAGGTCAAGCCCCTGGAGAATTCAGCACAGAGCGCAAGGCGTCTGATGTCTCACCGTCTGTAATTGAAGAGCTTGAGGAAAAAGAGGAGGAGTCTGAATCGTCATCTGTAGACGTCACGGCATCCAACTAA
- the fam131bb gene encoding uncharacterized protein fam131bb isoform X6, which yields MGCIGSRTLREASLIIFTQNCTESDNKSMFNKIPKTSPAADGVPVQKDGEQLSMEDTTSILPRLKKQNSNAYGIGALAKSSLTGVSRSMKDKVTKPTAMAQGRVAHMIEWQSWGMQTVGVGGRGAGRTSSLHLQQERKLENDAYSDLSDGEKEARFAAGVLQQFAISEATLLAWSSMDGESTSAGSNQGSVAHLSEANQESITSRDQTVHHSSAEVWPHNYVSQGLYCLSSSDAWEPISNEQSGVASPATGSYVMSVGTEGGYDPNAAAHFLSQQQQQQYQIQHLQQIQQYQQQQLLQYQQQMIEQRLQSATQSLQATPNSTIHSLPPRTHPPLVDLWGAAQTEAYQADMLGYMGMPVTVDGNLTAPTEEMMTDHSPLLEAQEEEEIKEEDITLCMEPEPVTLIPSPVTQREEVTSLGGSSPGQAPGEFSTERKASDVSPSVIEELEEKEEESESSSVDVTASN from the exons ATGGGATGTATCGGCTCTCGAACCCTCA gGGAGGCttctctgattattttcactcaGAACTGTACAGAATCTGACAACAAATCAATGTTCAACAAAATTCCAAAAACCTCTCCTG CAGCAGATGGAGTTCCTGTGCAGAAGGATGGGGAACAG TTGTCAATGGAGGACACAACTTCAATCCTCCCTCGGCTGAAGAAGCAGAACTCCAACGCCTATGGAATCGGCGCTCTGGCTAAGTCCTCTCTGACAG GAGTGTCTCGCTCTATGAAGGACAAGGTGACAAAGCCGACAGCGATGGCCCAGGGGCGCGTGGCTCACATGATTGAGTGGCAGAGCTGGGGCATGCAGACGGTGGGTGTGGGGGGCAGAGGAGCGGGACGCACCTCCAGTCTGCACCTCCAACAAGAGCGCAAGCTGGAGAATGACGCATACAGTGACCTCAGTGACGGAGAGAAGGAGGCTCGCTTCGCCGCAG GTGTGCTTCAGCAGTTTGCGATCTCTGAGGCGACGCTGTTGGCCTGGAGCTCTATGGATGGCGAGAGCACAAGTGCTGGATCGAATCAGGGGAGCGTAGCCCACCTGAGCGAGGCCAACCAGGAGAGCATCACCAGCCGAG ACCAGACAGTGCACCATTCCTCTGCAGAGGTGTGGCCTCACAATTACGTCTCCCAGGGTCTTTACTGCCTTTCTTCCTCTGATGCTTGGGAGCCAATTAGTAATGAACAGTCAGGTGTGGCCTCTCCTGCCACCGGTTCGTATGTCATGTCTGTCGGGACTGAGGGAGGATATGACCCAAATGCAGCAGCTCACTTCCTGTCccaacagcaacagcagcagtatCAGATCCAGCACCTGCAGCAGATCCAGCAATACCAGCAGCAACAGCTCCTGCAGTATCAGCAACAG ATGATAGAGCAAAGACTACAGAGTGCCACTCAGTCTTTACAAGCTACTCCCAACAGCACCATCCACAGCCTGCCGCCCCGCACTCACCCCCCATTAGTGGATCTGTGGGGGGCAGCGCAGACAGAGGCCTATCAGGCAGACATGTTGGGCTACATGGGTATGCCTGTAACAGTAGATGGAAATCTAACAGCCCCGACAGAGGAGATGATGACAGATCACTCACCTTTACTGGAAgcccaggaagaggaagagatcaaa GAGGAAGACATTACGTTATGCATGGAACCAGAACCAGTGACATTAATTCCATCTCCAGTAACGCAGAGAGAGGAAGTGACCTCATTGGGAGGAAGCAGTCCAGGTCAAGCCCCTGGAGAATTCAGCACAGAGCGCAAGGCGTCTGATGTCTCACCGTCTGTAATTGAAGAGCTTGAGGAAAAAGAGGAGGAGTCTGAATCGTCATCTGTAGACGTCACGGCATCCAACTAA
- the fam131bb gene encoding uncharacterized protein fam131bb isoform X9, with product MGCIGSRTLTADGVPVQKDGEQLSMEDTTSILPRLKKQNSNAYGIGALAKSSLTGVSGVSRSMKDKVTKPTAMAQGRVAHMIEWQSWGMQTVGVGGRGAGRTSSLHLQQERKLENDAYSDLSDGEKEARFAAGVLQQFAISEATLLAWSSMDGESTSAGSNQGSVAHLSEANQESITSRDQTVHHSSAEVWPHNYVSQGLYCLSSSDAWEPISNEQSGVASPATGSYVMSVGTEGGYDPNAAAHFLSQQQQQQYQIQHLQQIQQYQQQQLLQYQQQMIEQRLQSATQSLQATPNSTIHSLPPRTHPPLVDLWGAAQTEAYQADMLGYMGMPVTVDGNLTAPTEEMMTDHSPLLEAQEEEEIKEEDITLCMEPEPVTLIPSPVTQREEVTSLGGSSPGQAPGEFSTERKASDVSPSVIEELEEKEEESESSSVDVTASN from the exons ATGGGATGTATCGGCTCTCGAACCCTCA CAGCAGATGGAGTTCCTGTGCAGAAGGATGGGGAACAG TTGTCAATGGAGGACACAACTTCAATCCTCCCTCGGCTGAAGAAGCAGAACTCCAACGCCTATGGAATCGGCGCTCTGGCTAAGTCCTCTCTGACAGGTGTGTCAG GAGTGTCTCGCTCTATGAAGGACAAGGTGACAAAGCCGACAGCGATGGCCCAGGGGCGCGTGGCTCACATGATTGAGTGGCAGAGCTGGGGCATGCAGACGGTGGGTGTGGGGGGCAGAGGAGCGGGACGCACCTCCAGTCTGCACCTCCAACAAGAGCGCAAGCTGGAGAATGACGCATACAGTGACCTCAGTGACGGAGAGAAGGAGGCTCGCTTCGCCGCAG GTGTGCTTCAGCAGTTTGCGATCTCTGAGGCGACGCTGTTGGCCTGGAGCTCTATGGATGGCGAGAGCACAAGTGCTGGATCGAATCAGGGGAGCGTAGCCCACCTGAGCGAGGCCAACCAGGAGAGCATCACCAGCCGAG ACCAGACAGTGCACCATTCCTCTGCAGAGGTGTGGCCTCACAATTACGTCTCCCAGGGTCTTTACTGCCTTTCTTCCTCTGATGCTTGGGAGCCAATTAGTAATGAACAGTCAGGTGTGGCCTCTCCTGCCACCGGTTCGTATGTCATGTCTGTCGGGACTGAGGGAGGATATGACCCAAATGCAGCAGCTCACTTCCTGTCccaacagcaacagcagcagtatCAGATCCAGCACCTGCAGCAGATCCAGCAATACCAGCAGCAACAGCTCCTGCAGTATCAGCAACAG ATGATAGAGCAAAGACTACAGAGTGCCACTCAGTCTTTACAAGCTACTCCCAACAGCACCATCCACAGCCTGCCGCCCCGCACTCACCCCCCATTAGTGGATCTGTGGGGGGCAGCGCAGACAGAGGCCTATCAGGCAGACATGTTGGGCTACATGGGTATGCCTGTAACAGTAGATGGAAATCTAACAGCCCCGACAGAGGAGATGATGACAGATCACTCACCTTTACTGGAAgcccaggaagaggaagagatcaaa GAGGAAGACATTACGTTATGCATGGAACCAGAACCAGTGACATTAATTCCATCTCCAGTAACGCAGAGAGAGGAAGTGACCTCATTGGGAGGAAGCAGTCCAGGTCAAGCCCCTGGAGAATTCAGCACAGAGCGCAAGGCGTCTGATGTCTCACCGTCTGTAATTGAAGAGCTTGAGGAAAAAGAGGAGGAGTCTGAATCGTCATCTGTAGACGTCACGGCATCCAACTAA
- the fam131bb gene encoding uncharacterized protein fam131bb isoform X7: MGCIGSRTLTADGVPVQKDGEQHGRTDFSWDGINLSMEDTTSILPRLKKQNSNAYGIGALAKSSLTGVSGVSRSMKDKVTKPTAMAQGRVAHMIEWQSWGMQTVGVGGRGAGRTSSLHLQQERKLENDAYSDLSDGEKEARFAAGVLQQFAISEATLLAWSSMDGESTSAGSNQGSVAHLSEANQESITSRDQTVHHSSAEVWPHNYVSQGLYCLSSSDAWEPISNEQSGVASPATGSYVMSVGTEGGYDPNAAAHFLSQQQQQQYQIQHLQQIQQYQQQQLLQYQQQMIEQRLQSATQSLQATPNSTIHSLPPRTHPPLVDLWGAAQTEAYQADMLGYMGMPVTVDGNLTAPTEEMMTDHSPLLEAQEEEEIKEEDITLCMEPEPVTLIPSPVTQREEVTSLGGSSPGQAPGEFSTERKASDVSPSVIEELEEKEEESESSSVDVTASN, encoded by the exons ATGGGATGTATCGGCTCTCGAACCCTCA CAGCAGATGGAGTTCCTGTGCAGAAGGATGGGGAACAG CATGGCCGAACAGACTTTTCATGGGATGGAATCAAT TTGTCAATGGAGGACACAACTTCAATCCTCCCTCGGCTGAAGAAGCAGAACTCCAACGCCTATGGAATCGGCGCTCTGGCTAAGTCCTCTCTGACAGGTGTGTCAG GAGTGTCTCGCTCTATGAAGGACAAGGTGACAAAGCCGACAGCGATGGCCCAGGGGCGCGTGGCTCACATGATTGAGTGGCAGAGCTGGGGCATGCAGACGGTGGGTGTGGGGGGCAGAGGAGCGGGACGCACCTCCAGTCTGCACCTCCAACAAGAGCGCAAGCTGGAGAATGACGCATACAGTGACCTCAGTGACGGAGAGAAGGAGGCTCGCTTCGCCGCAG GTGTGCTTCAGCAGTTTGCGATCTCTGAGGCGACGCTGTTGGCCTGGAGCTCTATGGATGGCGAGAGCACAAGTGCTGGATCGAATCAGGGGAGCGTAGCCCACCTGAGCGAGGCCAACCAGGAGAGCATCACCAGCCGAG ACCAGACAGTGCACCATTCCTCTGCAGAGGTGTGGCCTCACAATTACGTCTCCCAGGGTCTTTACTGCCTTTCTTCCTCTGATGCTTGGGAGCCAATTAGTAATGAACAGTCAGGTGTGGCCTCTCCTGCCACCGGTTCGTATGTCATGTCTGTCGGGACTGAGGGAGGATATGACCCAAATGCAGCAGCTCACTTCCTGTCccaacagcaacagcagcagtatCAGATCCAGCACCTGCAGCAGATCCAGCAATACCAGCAGCAACAGCTCCTGCAGTATCAGCAACAG ATGATAGAGCAAAGACTACAGAGTGCCACTCAGTCTTTACAAGCTACTCCCAACAGCACCATCCACAGCCTGCCGCCCCGCACTCACCCCCCATTAGTGGATCTGTGGGGGGCAGCGCAGACAGAGGCCTATCAGGCAGACATGTTGGGCTACATGGGTATGCCTGTAACAGTAGATGGAAATCTAACAGCCCCGACAGAGGAGATGATGACAGATCACTCACCTTTACTGGAAgcccaggaagaggaagagatcaaa GAGGAAGACATTACGTTATGCATGGAACCAGAACCAGTGACATTAATTCCATCTCCAGTAACGCAGAGAGAGGAAGTGACCTCATTGGGAGGAAGCAGTCCAGGTCAAGCCCCTGGAGAATTCAGCACAGAGCGCAAGGCGTCTGATGTCTCACCGTCTGTAATTGAAGAGCTTGAGGAAAAAGAGGAGGAGTCTGAATCGTCATCTGTAGACGTCACGGCATCCAACTAA
- the fam131bb gene encoding uncharacterized protein fam131bb isoform X4, whose translation MGCIGSRTLREASLIIFTQNCTESDNKSMFNKIPKTSPAADGVPVQKDGEQLSMEDTTSILPRLKKQNSNAYGIGALAKSSLTGVSGVSRSMKDKVTKPTAMAQGRVAHMIEWQSWGMQTVGVGGRGAGRTSSLHLQQERKLENDAYSDLSDGEKEARFAAGVLQQFAISEATLLAWSSMDGESTSAGSNQGSVAHLSEANQESITSRDQTVHHSSAEVWPHNYVSQGLYCLSSSDAWEPISNEQSGVASPATGSYVMSVGTEGGYDPNAAAHFLSQQQQQQYQIQHLQQIQQYQQQQLLQYQQQMIEQRLQSATQSLQATPNSTIHSLPPRTHPPLVDLWGAAQTEAYQADMLGYMGMPVTVDGNLTAPTEEMMTDHSPLLEAQEEEEIKEEDITLCMEPEPVTLIPSPVTQREEVTSLGGSSPGQAPGEFSTERKASDVSPSVIEELEEKEEESESSSVDVTASN comes from the exons ATGGGATGTATCGGCTCTCGAACCCTCA gGGAGGCttctctgattattttcactcaGAACTGTACAGAATCTGACAACAAATCAATGTTCAACAAAATTCCAAAAACCTCTCCTG CAGCAGATGGAGTTCCTGTGCAGAAGGATGGGGAACAG TTGTCAATGGAGGACACAACTTCAATCCTCCCTCGGCTGAAGAAGCAGAACTCCAACGCCTATGGAATCGGCGCTCTGGCTAAGTCCTCTCTGACAGGTGTGTCAG GAGTGTCTCGCTCTATGAAGGACAAGGTGACAAAGCCGACAGCGATGGCCCAGGGGCGCGTGGCTCACATGATTGAGTGGCAGAGCTGGGGCATGCAGACGGTGGGTGTGGGGGGCAGAGGAGCGGGACGCACCTCCAGTCTGCACCTCCAACAAGAGCGCAAGCTGGAGAATGACGCATACAGTGACCTCAGTGACGGAGAGAAGGAGGCTCGCTTCGCCGCAG GTGTGCTTCAGCAGTTTGCGATCTCTGAGGCGACGCTGTTGGCCTGGAGCTCTATGGATGGCGAGAGCACAAGTGCTGGATCGAATCAGGGGAGCGTAGCCCACCTGAGCGAGGCCAACCAGGAGAGCATCACCAGCCGAG ACCAGACAGTGCACCATTCCTCTGCAGAGGTGTGGCCTCACAATTACGTCTCCCAGGGTCTTTACTGCCTTTCTTCCTCTGATGCTTGGGAGCCAATTAGTAATGAACAGTCAGGTGTGGCCTCTCCTGCCACCGGTTCGTATGTCATGTCTGTCGGGACTGAGGGAGGATATGACCCAAATGCAGCAGCTCACTTCCTGTCccaacagcaacagcagcagtatCAGATCCAGCACCTGCAGCAGATCCAGCAATACCAGCAGCAACAGCTCCTGCAGTATCAGCAACAG ATGATAGAGCAAAGACTACAGAGTGCCACTCAGTCTTTACAAGCTACTCCCAACAGCACCATCCACAGCCTGCCGCCCCGCACTCACCCCCCATTAGTGGATCTGTGGGGGGCAGCGCAGACAGAGGCCTATCAGGCAGACATGTTGGGCTACATGGGTATGCCTGTAACAGTAGATGGAAATCTAACAGCCCCGACAGAGGAGATGATGACAGATCACTCACCTTTACTGGAAgcccaggaagaggaagagatcaaa GAGGAAGACATTACGTTATGCATGGAACCAGAACCAGTGACATTAATTCCATCTCCAGTAACGCAGAGAGAGGAAGTGACCTCATTGGGAGGAAGCAGTCCAGGTCAAGCCCCTGGAGAATTCAGCACAGAGCGCAAGGCGTCTGATGTCTCACCGTCTGTAATTGAAGAGCTTGAGGAAAAAGAGGAGGAGTCTGAATCGTCATCTGTAGACGTCACGGCATCCAACTAA